The Skermanella rosea sequence CCGTGCCGCTTCCGTTACGGTCAAGCGTGCCGGGCAGCCAAACCATGCGGACCCCAAGAGCATGTGAATAACTGCCTTTCCGCCGCCGTCCTGCGCCATTCCAGGGCCGGTGGGCCGGGCTGGCAGACAAGGATCGACGAGGCTTTGAAGAAGGCGGCTGGAATCGAGTAATGCCAGCGTGATTTAGCAACAATCATCGATCAAGTCATGACGTGTTCGTAGGTCGGCCAAAGCGAAGCGGCAGCCGACACCAACGCGCCGGCTTTGTCGGATGCCGCTTCGCTTTGGCCGACCTACTGTTTCATGCCTGCGGCCGGTCAAACTCGAAAGCAATGGTATAAATTCGTGGCCTATGTGCTCACTGCCAAGGTGCCGCATTGACTTATCCTTGCACGGGGCTCATGCCGAAAGCCCACCGGGGTGCCCCTGACGGCGCGCCCGCGAACAAGGAGCAACGGTCATGCCCGTCCTCGACGGTATGCCGGCGGAGGAAAAGCGCCGCCGGTTCGCCGAAACGATCTCCCGCATGACCGCCGAGCGTTTTCCCGACGCGGCCGATCTACCCTTCGCCATCGCCGCCGTCGGCGCCCTGTCCGGCAGCCGCTTCTTCGGCGTCCGCTACAAGGCCGAAGCGGCCGGCTCCCGCGCCTGGGTGGCCCGGCCGCACGGCCCCGAGCGCACCGAGGTCTGGGACCCCGCGGCCCCTGCCTTCACCTGGAACTACTCGGAGTCGCTGCCCGGCGGCGTCGCGGCCTTCACCCCGGACGAAACGGGCATGGCGCGGCTGCACGCCCTGTTCGACGCCAAGGGCAACGACCTGACCGCCCTGGGTCGCCGCATCCACGCCCTGCTGACCGGCACCGAACCGGACGACGACTGACCCCGACCCGGCGAAGGGAGGCTCAAGCCCCCAGCGCGGTCTTCAACGCCCTGCCGATCTCCGCGATGGCCGCGTTTCGGTCGTCGAAGGAGGCTTTCGTCTCCGTCATGTAGATGCTCACGATGGTCGGCTTGCGGTTCGGCGGCCAGATCACGGCAACGTCGTTCATCGTTCCGTAATCGCCTCCGCCCGTCTTGTCGCCGATGCGCCAGTCCTTCGGCAGGCCCGCGCGAAGCTTCGCGTCCCCCGTCTTGTTGGACACGAGCCACGCCGTCAGCCGGTCGCGCGACTGCGGGGACAGGGTATTTCCCAGGACGAGCGACTCCAGGTTGGCGACCATGGCGGCCGGCGACGTGGTGTCGCGGGGATCGCCGGGCGTCGCCTCGTTCAGGTCGGTCTCCCGCCGGTCCAGCCGGGTCACGTCGTCCCCGAGGGACCGCGCGAACTCCGTGACGCCGGAAGGCCCGCCGAGGCTGTCCAGGATGATGTTGCCGGCCGTGTTGTCGCTCCGGGTCATCGCCGCCTCGCAGATTTCCGCGAGCGTCATCCCGGCGCCGCCGACCCTGTCCTGGGTCACGGGAGAGTATGTCACGACGTCGGCGGCCTCGAACCGGATGCGCCGCTCCAGGTCCTCCCGGCCGGCATCCACCTTCGCAAGCACGGCCCCGCAGGCGATCGCCTTGAAGGTGCTGCACAGGGGAAAGCGCTCGTCCGCGCGATGGCTCCAGCGGCGCCCCGATTCGGTATCCAGGATGGCCGCCCCCAACCGGGCGCCGAGCCTCCGTTCGACTTCGACCAGCTTTCCGGCCAGGTCTTCGCCGGACTCCGGCGCCGCCAGGACAATGCCCGGACGCAAGATCGCGCCTCCAGCCAGCAGGGAACCGACCATCGCCGAAAAGCCGCGCCGCGTCACCGTCAACCGCATACCGCACTCCATACCGCATCGATGCTGCCAGTCGGCGTTTCTGCACCTTTGAATTGCCGACGGCCGGAAGCTATCCGACAAAGCGGGATCCGGCAAACTCCATGAGGTTGCGAAGACCGGCTCCGCCTCCGGCGGGTGCATGCAAACCGTTCCACACGACGCGATAGCTTGAGCCGTGGCACACCGTTTCGGCTGCCCTGGATCGGTCCGACGGACCCCAGAACGCTTCAGATCGTGGTCGTGAACAGGGCAGGCGGTTCCTCCCGACATCCCATCGCCACCTGCAATCCCGGATCAGCGGGCCAGTTCGTCCAGCCTGTCGGCCTGAGAGGCTGCCGCCTGCCGGGCCGCGGGTGCCGGAGCCAGCGCCGGCACCTCCCGGTCGCGCACGCGGACGAGGCGCGCCGGACCCATCGGCAGGCGCGTGGCCGCCACCGCGAACAGATGGAACGCCCCCAGCGCCGCAACCGCCCACCGGCCCGCGGCCGGCTCTTTCCGGAGCCGCGTCGCCGATGCCAGCAGCAACTCCATGCCGCTGGATGCGTCGATATTGAGGTGGACCGTCATCGGGATCTTCCGGACGGCCCCGAGTTCGTAGTCGGTGAACAGGCTGTATGCCGATGCCGACATGGCGGTCAGGGTCAGCAGCTTTCGCGTCCGGGGGCCGCACGCCAGCGCGTGGGGCAGGGCGAGGCACAGGGCGGCCGTCGCATAGTCCAGCATCCCGTGGGTTCGTGTGCTGATCGGCTGCGGCGGGGCGAGCGGGTCGTGCTCGTAGTCGGATCCCGGAACGACGATCCGGTTGCTTTCGGCGGCCGGCCGCCCGTCCAGTTCACCGTCCAGGAAGGAATGGATCAGCCGGGCCGTGACATACGCGGCGGTGTAATGGACATTGTGCGCCGCCCCCTCGACCACCACCAGCCGCCCGTCGGGCAGCAGCCGCGTGAAATCTTCCGCCCAGGGCTGCGACAGCGTCTGGTCGTACTGCCCGCGGATCACCAGCGCCGAAGCCCGCACCTTCGGGAGCCTTTTCTCGATCGGGTCGTCCACGGTGCGGCGGAGCTGCTGGGCCATGCGGGGGATTCCGGCCGACGCGTACTCGACCTGGAACAGCGAATTGAGCGACGGCGTCTCGAACGGCATGTTCATGACGACGCGCGGGTACTGCTTCATCGGCGTGCGGTATGCCGGATCGGGCGTCGGGCCGGCCAGGACGAGCCGGTCCACGCGGTCGGGGAAGCGCACCGCGACTTCCACGGCGACCTGAACCCCGATGGAGTTGCCGAACAGCACCGCCTTGTCGACGCCGCAGGCGTCCATCCAGGCGATCAGTTGCTCCGCCTGTTCGAGGACGTCCGGTCCGGCCGGCCACCGTGCTCCGGCCGGTATGGGCGAGCGGCCGAAACCCGGCAAGTCGGGCGCCAGAACGTCATGACCGATCGCCGCGAGGCGGCGGCCCAACGGGACCATGTACCGGCTCGACAGGCCCAGCCCATGCACCAACACGATCGGTGGTCGGATCCGTCCCGCCGGGTTGTCGGTCCACATGCGCGAATGCATGCTGATTCCGAGCGGGGCCACTTCTGTCCAGACGCTGCGAGGCATGAAGGACCGTTCAGTCTTTCCGAGGATTCCCATGGTTCCGTCCGATGCTGCGTTCCGTTGTGAAAAATCGTGTGGTCCGCCAACATGCACACGGAAAGAAGGGTTCCGGCGTATCGCCGCCGCCGGCATCGCGCTATCCTCGCGCCCGAACGCCCCATTCCAGGTTTCAACGGAACTCCATGCCGCTCCTCCCCCAGCAGATCGCTCCCGTGGACGAACGGCAGGCCGCGCTGACCGATGGCTGCCTTTCGGGCCACACCGGCGCGCTGATGGACTATTTCCTGGCGCTGAGGGCGGAAACCGACGCGGCCCTGGCGCCCCGGCTCGGGGCGGCGGCCGGAAAGCCTTACCCGTACGGGCGGTGCGCGGAAATCAACAGCGACCTCTTCACCCGGCTGGCTCGGCGCGTCAAGGAACCGGCCACGGACGTTGATCGGACCCTTCGTGACTTCGTTTCGCAGGGGGGAATCGTCCGAACGGTCTGGGGCGTCCTGCGCGGCCAGTATTTCCAGAACGCCATCCAGTTCGGCGGCCTCTACGTCGATGTCTCCAACGACACCGTCGTGTTGACCAAGCCCAAAGTCGAGATCCTGCCGATTGCGGAGTCCGGGCTGGTCCCGGTGCGCGACCTCGCGCATTTCCGGGCCACGGCGGAGTCCTACTGGGGAGCGGCGATCTACGCCAACCATCTGGTGCCGTCGCTCGCCCCGCTGCTGCCGATGATCTCGGCCAGCCCGGGCCGTCTGCGGCCGGGAATGCAGTCGGCCTGCGACTACATGATCGCCCTGATGTGCCTCGACGGGTTCCGGCAGGCGGAGGACTGGCTCCGCGACGGCCCGGCCCCACCGGCGGAGATCGCCTCGGCGGTTCTGGCATCCGTCCCCCCCGACCTGCGCGCCCGGACTGCCGACGGCAGGGCCGAGTCGCTCGAAGCCTGCCGGTGGGCTCGCGCCTCCGGCTGTGACCGGGACCAAGGCTGGCGCGACGTTCGGGTGAAGGAATACCTGCGTACCGTGCGCGCTTAAGGGGTCAGGGCGGATAGCGGCCCGTACCGCGTGACGCAGACGAAGCCTCCGTCCGCATGCCCCCGCCCAGGCCGCCGTTCACGACGCTGATGGTGGTGCCGTCCGGCTTGTCGATCTGGATGCCGCCTTCGAAACGGCGCATGGACGCGATCCCGGTCTCGTCGAAGATCGGCATGCCGTTCTGCCAACAGCGGATCGCGGTCGCCCGCGAGTCAAGGGGGCGCCGCAGTGCCGGGGCGGCGTCCGTCCCGTCGTCGGCACCGTCGCCGGCCCGTCCCGGGGCGGGCAAGGCCAGGCTATTGACCGGTTAAGGCCTGGACATGCAGTGCCGCCTCCCGGTCATAACATGACGGGAAGCGGCATCGTTCCGGCCGATGCCTGTCGCTATAATAGGGGTTCTCACACCCCGGGACGGCATAAGGCCACCTCGCTCACAGAAGGCGTATCGGGAGTGGTGGTGTCAAGACCTTCTCACGGCGCTCGGCCAATGCGCCCGCATGCATCGCAGGTCGGCCGAAGCCGGGATATCGGGGTCAGGCCAACATTTCCTCCGAAGGTTGAATCTATGGAAAGCCGTTGGGAAATGGTGGTCTGACCCCGATATCCCTCGTCCGCACCAACGGCCCATATCCACAGTTCGTCAATACTGTCATTCATGGCCGCTAGGCGCATTGTCCGCGCAAAACCCCTCAAAAACCTTGATAACTGCTGAATTATAGGATAAATATCCTTTACCTGCCCCCTCCCTCAAAGGCGCGCCGCCGTGACCCAACTCGCCGCTTCCCCTCCCGCCATCCGTCTCGGCCACCGCCAGGAACTCTTCTGCCAAGCCATGGCAGCCGGGACCGCGGCGGCGGAGGCGGCCCGGCGGGCGGGTTATTCGTCGAAGGGGGCGAAGCAGCGCGGCCATTTCCTGATGACCCAGCCGGAGATCCGCGTCCGCATCGACCGGATCCGCGCCGGACGACGCGCGATGCACCAAGCCGAACTCGACCGCGCCGCCGGCCTGGTCGACACCATCATTGCCGACGCGATGGAGAAGGGGCGGTCGGCGCTGGCGCTGCGGGCGATCCAGTTCCGCCTGAAGCTGCTCGGCGTGATCCAGGACCGGCGCATCGCCCATCACTTCCACGATCACCGTTTCTCCCCGGATGCCGACGTGGAGACCCTGGCTCCCGACCCCGCGGAGTGGATGGACGGCATCGACTCCGCCCCGGAACCCACACCCACCCCCGCACCCCAGGACGCCGCAGCCCCCGATACCGCAGTGACCGACGCCGCAGTGACCGATGATGACCTTTCGCCACCTGCGGACAGTGACCCGGACTGCCTGCCCGCCGGCTTCGTCGAGGCCCTGAAGGCC is a genomic window containing:
- a CDS encoding BrnA antitoxin family protein translates to MNNCLSAAVLRHSRAGGPGWQTRIDEALKKAAGIE
- the bla gene encoding class A beta-lactamase, translating into MRPGIVLAAPESGEDLAGKLVEVERRLGARLGAAILDTESGRRWSHRADERFPLCSTFKAIACGAVLAKVDAGREDLERRIRFEAADVVTYSPVTQDRVGGAGMTLAEICEAAMTRSDNTAGNIILDSLGGPSGVTEFARSLGDDVTRLDRRETDLNEATPGDPRDTTSPAAMVANLESLVLGNTLSPQSRDRLTAWLVSNKTGDAKLRAGLPKDWRIGDKTGGGDYGTMNDVAVIWPPNRKPTIVSIYMTETKASFDDRNAAIAEIGRALKTALGA
- a CDS encoding alpha/beta fold hydrolase produces the protein MHSRMWTDNPAGRIRPPIVLVHGLGLSSRYMVPLGRRLAAIGHDVLAPDLPGFGRSPIPAGARWPAGPDVLEQAEQLIAWMDACGVDKAVLFGNSIGVQVAVEVAVRFPDRVDRLVLAGPTPDPAYRTPMKQYPRVVMNMPFETPSLNSLFQVEYASAGIPRMAQQLRRTVDDPIEKRLPKVRASALVIRGQYDQTLSQPWAEDFTRLLPDGRLVVVEGAAHNVHYTAAYVTARLIHSFLDGELDGRPAAESNRIVVPGSDYEHDPLAPPQPISTRTHGMLDYATAALCLALPHALACGPRTRKLLTLTAMSASAYSLFTDYELGAVRKIPMTVHLNIDASSGMELLLASATRLRKEPAAGRWAVAALGAFHLFAVAATRLPMGPARLVRVRDREVPALAPAPAARQAAASQADRLDELAR
- a CDS encoding terminase small subunit yields the protein MTQLAASPPAIRLGHRQELFCQAMAAGTAAAEAARRAGYSSKGAKQRGHFLMTQPEIRVRIDRIRAGRRAMHQAELDRAAGLVDTIIADAMEKGRSALALRAIQFRLKLLGVIQDRRIAHHFHDHRFSPDADVETLAPDPAEWMDGIDSAPEPTPTPAPQDAAAPDTAVTDAAVTDDDLSPPADSDPDCLPAGFVEALKAELPPDILAGFLDGIPADLLDDLPEEIAGLSWAELASRLRGFSGMPAPSGGDRHGHW